A DNA window from Bacteroidota bacterium contains the following coding sequences:
- a CDS encoding PASTA domain-containing protein: MKKKLNHIIKSPVAKKLLLALLILLLLFFLCNNILLPWYVNKGGVVAIPKLVGLQKEAAIKLLDSLGLEPQDGGFRPDVRYPIGVVVFQNPAENGIVKKGRRVYLTLSGGEQEVVVPNLKGKSLRDAKFTLDRSGLKLGEIEYLPSDEFPENTVVDQSIQIGSKVKKNSFVSIIISQGKIIDKVEVPNLVGKSYNEAEKILGELGLKLGQIEYQPSSDLLPNTIIEQYPRPGELITWGEKVNLFVTKTGSKKIERFEY; the protein is encoded by the coding sequence ATGAAAAAGAAATTAAATCATATTATCAAATCGCCAGTTGCTAAAAAACTATTGCTCGCTTTATTGATATTATTGCTTCTATTTTTTTTGTGCAACAACATTCTATTACCTTGGTATGTAAATAAAGGGGGCGTGGTGGCTATTCCCAAATTAGTAGGTTTACAAAAAGAAGCAGCAATAAAGTTGTTGGATTCATTAGGATTAGAACCACAGGACGGCGGTTTTCGACCTGACGTTAGATATCCAATCGGAGTTGTGGTTTTTCAGAATCCCGCTGAAAATGGGATTGTAAAAAAGGGAAGACGCGTTTATTTAACATTAAGTGGTGGTGAACAAGAAGTAGTTGTCCCAAACCTGAAAGGTAAATCGCTAAGAGATGCAAAATTCACACTCGACCGCAGCGGATTGAAATTAGGAGAAATCGAATATTTACCATCCGACGAGTTTCCCGAAAACACGGTTGTCGATCAATCTATTCAAATAGGGAGTAAAGTAAAGAAGAATAGTTTCGTTTCAATAATTATAAGCCAAGGAAAAATAATTGATAAAGTCGAAGTGCCAAACCTTGTAGGGAAATCGTATAACGAAGCAGAAAAAATTTTAGGAGAATTAGGTTTAAAATTAGGGCAGATAGAATATCAACCATCCTCCGATCTTCTGCCTAACACCATCATCGAACAATATCCTCGACCTGGTGAATTAATAACATGGGGAGAAAAGGTAAATTTATTTGTTACAAAAACCGGCAGTAAAAAAATTGAAAGATTCGAGTATTAA